A part of Kryptolebias marmoratus isolate JLee-2015 linkage group LG8, ASM164957v2, whole genome shotgun sequence genomic DNA contains:
- the LOC108231967 gene encoding histone-lysine N-methyltransferase SUV39H1, with protein MAENLKDCRVSDCSGLDSGVSDCSAPDCISDYVPDCGALDSSMSDSSFLASSALASAVPACSVACKLRSDELEALCRSEKLYCHELGVNRANVDEYEVEFLCDYKRTKDEEFYLVKWKGFPDSVNSWEPKRNLKCPKLMKVFHQDLDSILKCQKRRGLPKRLEKDASLFLVQKAKLRQSLQQWEAHLNQTRNHPGRILVSNEVDLEGPPKNFTYINNYKVGPGIVLDEMAVGCECKNCLEEPMNGCCPGASLHRMAYNNKGQVRIRPGNPIYECNSRCSCGPDCPNRVVQKGIQFDLCIFKTENGRGWGVRTLQHIKKNTFVMEYVGEIITTDEAEKRGHFYDCQGSTYLFDLDYVDDVYTVDAAHQGNISHFVNHSCDPNLQVFNVFIDNIDERLPRIALFSTRSIRAGEELTFDYKMQIDPMDTESTKMDSSFSLAGLPSSPKKRLRVECRCGSELCRKYLF; from the exons ATGGCGGAAAATTTGAAAG ACTGCAGGGTATCAGACTGCAGCGGCCTGGATTCTGGTGTCTCAGACTGCAGTGCCCCGGATTGTATCTCAGATTATGTCCCAGACTGCGGTGCACTGGATTCCAGCATGTCAGATTCCAGTTTCCTAGCCTCCAGTGCCCTGGCTTCTGCTGTTCCAGCCTGCAGTGTTGCTTGTAAACTGCGCTCAGATGAGCTGGAAGCTTTGTGTCGCTCAGAGAAGCTGTACTGCCATGAGCTCGGAGTCAACAGAGCCAACGTAGACGAGTACGAGGTGGAGTTCCTTTGTGACTACAAGAGGACCAAG gatGAGGAGTTCTACTTGGTGAAGTGGAAAGGCTTCCCTGACTCCGTTAATTCCTGGGAACCCAAGAGGAACCTGAAATGTCCCAAACTAATGAAAGTGTTCCACCAAGACCTGGATTCAATCCTAAAATGCCAGAAGAGACGAGGCCTCCCCAAACGATTGGAAAAGGATGCGTCTTTGTTCCTGGTTCAGAAAGCCAAACTACGCCAAAGTCTGCAGCAATGGGAGGCCCACTTGAACCAGACTCGTAATCACCCTGGTCGTATTTTGGTTTCAAATGAAGTGGACCTGGAAGGCCCTCCGAAAAACTTTACCTACATTAACAACTATAAAGTTGGTCCAGGCATCGTGCTGGATGAGATGGCTGTCGGTTGTGAATGTAAGAACTGTTTGGAGGAACCCATGAATGGCTGTTGCCCAGGGGCCTCCCTGCACCGTATGGCCTACAACAACAAGGGCCAGGTCCGGATCCGGCCAGGGAACCCCATATATGAGTGTAACTCCCGGTGCAGCTGTGGGCCCGACTGTCCCAACAGAGTAGTTCAGAAAGGAATTCAGTTTGACTTGTGCATCTTTAAGACAGAGAATGGCCGAGGGTGGGGTGTCCGCACGCTGCAGCACATCAAGAAGAATACGTTTGTCATGGAGTACGTTGGAGAG ATCATCACAACCGATGAAGCGGAGAAGAGGGGTCATTTCTACGACTGCCAAGGTTCGACATACCTGTTTGATCTGGACTACGTAGATGATGTGTACACAGTGGACGCAGCTCATCAAGGAAACATTTCCCACTTTGTCAACCACAGT tGTGACCCCAACCTGCAGGTATTCAACGTGTTCATTGATAACATCGATGAAAGACTTCCCAGAATCGCTTTATTTTCAACCCGATCCATTCGAGCAGGAGAGGAGCTCACCTTTGACTATAAAATGCAAA